Genomic window (Penaeus vannamei isolate JL-2024 chromosome 7, ASM4276789v1, whole genome shotgun sequence):
atcgtaagcaaggaaagaaaggaaaagtacaattacaaaagaggtgattatagaagccttaaagattttgatagcataaactgggaaacacttctggacaATGAGAACCTTAATGTTcagcatttaattttttttttttttttttttagatctataaaaaatgaatggaaaaattcatatcaaaattTCAAATTGAAGCAAGAATTGGCCAAATATGGTTtaatgacaaatgcaagaaaatgatagataacaagcagctcctttggaTAAGATTAagaagacatagatctcaggAAGCATATGGAAGATATATAGTACGAAGTAATGAATAtaccaaaccatgagagaggcgaaattaaacttTTGAAATGGATATAATCACCAAATGTACGTCAatcaaaactcttctttaacttcataaatagtaaaactaagagatcaaattagcgccatcaaagacaataacattatatattctaaggaggaagaaatgtgtgaaatcctaaatgagaaatttcagtcagtgtttgttcaggatccatactaTGATACGGCAAATACccgaacaaacataaaaaacttcgaaaaatatcaccctcaaaaagaatgaaataaaagatctactaaaaggattagacaagaccaaagcagagggaccagatgaaatttctaactgggttctcagggaatgtgccgaagaactatgtactcctttattgttaatatttcaaaattcactaagacaaggtaaactccCAAAAAAGTTGGAAACGCAAATGTCACACCCTTATATAGAagcgacgacaaacaaaacccactaaattatagcccagtttcgttaactagtgtagtatgcaagctgCTAGTAAGAATAATTAGGAAAGAATGGgttgaaatacttgaaaaaaacacgaaattatatcaaatatacacCTTAGTTTcagagaaggaaggtcatgtatttctgacgaagatgtaatcgaaaccggttaaatacatctcttgtattgtgaaggtatcatGCATACCTttccacgtgtgtgtgcatatatatttcgtCTACATGTCGAAAAGGtgatcattcatacctttccacgtgtgtgtgcatatatatttcgtCTACATGTCGAAAAGGtgatcattcatacctttccacgtgtgtgtgcatatatatttcgtCTGCATGTCGAAAAGATGGCAACACAGACAGAAGCCAGCGACCTACCTGGCCAGCCAAGAGCCACGGCATCGTGAAGAGCGACTGGCTGAGGAAGGAGCCGAAGATGTGCATGAAAGCTCTCGAGGGCGTGATCCGGAAGGACCCGAGGAAGCCCTGGACACGGAACAGAAGGTAGTACAGGATGACAGCGAATCCTACGGTGGTGGTCGTTAGCAGCCACACCCAGTCTGTGGAGCCaagtgttattgtgattattcctATTcgtatccttatcactatcaatattactattatggaaattatatgattatcattattagtatcattattattataattatcagtattactattatggaaattatataattattatcattattagtatcatttattttctattgtttaatcattattacagCCACACCCAGTCTGTGGAGCCAGGTTTTATTccgattattcttattcttatccttatcactatcaatattactattatggaaattatataattattatcattattagtatcaattgtTTTCTATTgttagtcattatgatcattacatcgtaattattatcttcattatataatcattagtgtcgtggttattcttattcttatacttatgactatcaatattactattatggaaattatatgatgattatcattattagtatcaattgttttctattgtttaatcattattatcattacaccgtaattattatcatcattatataatcattagtgtcgtgattattcttattcttataattactactatcaatattactattatggaaattatataattattatcattattagtatcgtttattttctattgtttagtcattatgatcattacactgtaattaatataatcattatataatcattagtgtcgtggttattcttattcttatacgtatcactatcagtattactgttatggAAGTTAtgactatattgttattattaggatcatttaTTTCCtattgtttaatcattattatcattacaccgtaattattatcatcattatataatcattagtggcgttattattggtggtggtgttatcagtatcattaatattattatcaatattaatgtcattgccattattactggtgttattcttatcattatgatcattattactatcactatttaaatattataattatcataactatatttgctgccattattatcattatcattattatcttcaacaatattacttttattattattattattattattattattattattattattattattattattattaccattctcctcatctttatcattattattatcagtattactatcatctttgccagtatcattatcattatttgtattgctattactatttcaattccgttatcattattatcattatcatttatcattattcttcatcattcttttttgttgtttttatcataactaaaatcgtcactgttattatcattattgttattaccattatcatcagcagcattgttattattattactattactgtattcatccttatcattgttattattatgattattattgtggcagctgttgttgttagtttactatcattatcattattgttgatatcattcttACTATATTGATCATGAACATCCTTctcttatcaaaatcataatcatccttagtattatcattatcataattagcttagtattatcattatcattattattcttaccaccATTATCAGTGTTGCCAAGATATCACTCTGTTTGTAAAAGGAATTTCATAATCatccttagtattatcattatcattattatacctacCACCATTATCAGTGTTGCCAAGATATCACTCTGTTTGTAAAAGGAATTTCTGTGTGGTAGAAAGACGGTCATTAACCATCTCACTGTCACGAAGGCCATGTTTATAAAGGCTATTTGGCAACTGGGTGCAATAGACATTCTTTTACTTGGTTATTCATGTGGTTTATGGGCCTCTCTTCCTACTTTACATATGTGGGATATGTTCCAgtgacacacataaaaaatacgcacatatacattcatatgattGTGTGTTTTGCATGGGATATTTTCCGgtgaacacacacatgaaaatacgcacacatacattcatatgattgtgtgttttgcgtgtgtgtatacatgcataaatataaatgtaaatacatgtatacctatatgcatacgcacatgcacagttgcatacatacatgctcagAGCATATATTTTGCTGTGATGAACGGTTGTTAGTGTTATCTAAGGCCATGTCGGGAGGTTTTAGCCATGCTAGAAGGGCCTAACTTCAGTGACCTTCCATCCCACACCTAATAAGGAGATACACCCAAGCCATGTACCTGTATATCAGCTGTTTTTCCTTCCAAATGGGAATTGGAAGAGACCGCTGTCTTGCActggaagtacacacacacacacacacacacacacacacacgcacacaaacacacacaaacacacacacacacacacacacacacacacacgcacacacacacacacgaatacacacacacacacacacacacacacacacacacacacacacacgaacacacaaacacactcactcacacacacaaacacacacactcaaacacacaaacacacacacacacataaatatatatgcgtgtgtgccccCTAACTCTCCACTCACCACTAAAAGGGGTGATGACCTTGAGccaggggggttgggggcggctcTTGGCAGTGACGAAGGAGAGCGGGTCGCTGTAGTACACGCGAGTGAAATCCACGGACAGGCGGCGCTCTTGGGTCACCGACAGCACGAGCGAGAAATTGGCCCGGCGGAACTCTACGGCGCCCACCACCCCGTTCCAGTGACCCTTTGGATCGGAAGGAGAGGGTAATCTTTAGGACTTTTAGTGTAATATGTCATTGTAGCGAATTTTTTTACTCTGATTATTGGTGTTTTTATCGCATTAATGTTGTTACGAGAATTGTTATCGATATTACGGTCTAATGATtagcaatattgttattaatatcaaaatctgagagagagagagagagaaggagagagagaggaagagagagggagagagggagagatagcgagaaaaaaaaaactttttacgaAGATAGGAGCGCGAGAAGTAATTGAGCATTAACAATATTGTGAATAATATAACCATCTAATCATTAAAAGTACTGTTATTGATATCCTAATTCGAACATTAACAATATCGTTATTAATGTAAATACGtattcataaccattatcattagttgCACCAATGCCTTCAcattgaaaatattattattgatatcattatctaatcataaaatatattgttattaatataatcacacacacacacacacacacacacacacacacacacacacacacacatatatatatatatatatatatatatatatatatatatatatatatatatatatatatatatatatatatatatatatatatatatatatatatatatatatatatatatatatatatatatatatatatatatatatgcacatatatgcacatatatgtatatatatatatatatatatatatatatatatatatatatatatatatatatatatatatatatatatatatatatatatatatatatatatatatatatatatatatatatatatatatatatatatatatatatatatatatatatatatatatatatatatatatatatatatatatatatatatatatatatatatatatacatacatatatatatatatatatatatatatatatatataatatatatacatatatatacatatacatatacatatatatacatatatatatacatatatatatatatttatatatatatgtatatatatgtatatttatatataatatatataatatatatatacatatatatgtatatatatatatgaatatatatatatatatatatatatatgtatatatatatatattatatctatatatctatatctatatctatctatctatctatatatatatatacataaacatacatatatatatatatatatatatatatatatatatatatatatatatatatatatatatatatatatatatatatatatatatatatatataacacacacacacacacgacacacacacacacacacacacacacacatatatatatatatacatatatatatatatatatatatatatatatatatatatatatatatatatatatatatatatatatttatattatatatatatatattatatatatataaaatatatatatatatataatatacgtatatatatatatatatatatatatatatatatatatatatatatatatatatatgtatatatatacatatataaataaataaataaatatatatatatatatatatatatatatatatatatatatatatatatatatatatatatatgtatatatatatatatatatatatatatatatatatatatatatatatatatatatgtacatgtatatttaaatatatatatatatatatatatatatatatatatatatatatatatatatatatatatatgtatatatgtatatatatatatatatatatatatatatatatatatatgtatatatatatttatttatttatatttatttatttatatatatattatcattattaggaaagcTGTATGTGAAGCTGTTACTCACGTCCTTGCCCTGGACGCCCCACAGCCCGTCATCCGGCTTCTTCAACTCGTAGGTGAAGTTGAGCTTCTTGGCGATCTCGTTGAGAATGAAGACGTCGAGGGAAGGCTTCGGGATGACGGTCGTCGTGTTGGGCTTCTCCTCGTAGTCCACCAGCGGCCGGAAGTCGAGGGTCACGCCCTGGAGTCTCGCGCCGTAGAAGTTGGCCATCTGCTCGGGGAAGAGAGCGGAGGCGAAGCGGaggcccttcttctcctcccacttgtTCGCCTTCTGAACCTCGGGGGCTCCGGAAGGGTGGAGGAGCTGGCGGGTGAAGATGTTCCACGCCGTTCCTCCTCTGGGCGCCGTCCCCCTCACCACGGCTGCCAAGTGCTCCTCGTTCCGCAGGCGCTCGTCGAGGAGGAACCGGTGCGCCGAGGCTGAGTCTGAGGCGCTGACGATGAAGTGGCGGGTCATCTGTTTGTTCATCGGGTCGGCGAGGGTAAGGAGGACCTCCTGGGCAGGGAGGGCGGTCATCATGTAGGTCACGCAGGAATACCTCGTCAGCTCGTcggcattttcatttatataatctGCGGCCTTTTGTGACTGGACGCCGGACAGGTTGAGGATGACGTGGCTGTGGCTATGTCTGTAGCTATGCGAGTGGGTCCAGTTGTCCCCCCAGTGGCGTGCGTCGCCCACGACCACCCACAGGCACCTCGGAGTGTATCTGGCTGCGAGTTCGTCCATCATCCTCGCCAGCGTCGGTTCCCCTCGCTGGAACAGGACCCTCTCGCTGAGGACGCGAGCCACAGGGCCTGCCGCGGCGCCCTTGGCCACCAGCGCCGCCAGCACCAGCCCCTTCAGGAGAACTCGCAGCGTCATTCCTTCGGTGCTTCTTCAGATGTCCAGCAAGGCGTGTCTGCTACCGTCTTATATTCGAGGCCGAGGAAGCGACGCCCTCCTGCGAAAGAACATGAATAACACAGGGTTTTAAGATGGAATGAGGCATCGACATTTACTTCGAGGAAGAAGCCGAGGGATATTGCGGGCTGGAAAGAGCACAGAACCTCTAATATTCGGTGTTAATGAATTCAGACACATTTATAGGGAGTTTTATCGGTCGCCCAAAACATTCGGAAATATAGACATTTTCtttgataaacttttttttcatagCTGATATTTGTGTTTGCAATTATGCATCGTGGTCAGTGTGGTCGCTTACACATGTGTCTCGCAGCAAATTGATCAATACTTTTCAACTTAAAAAATTGCACTTTTGAAATctgaatgatatacatatacctggTTACATTTCTTACGCGAATGCAAATCTAAaggcgcgcgtgtgagtgtgtgtgtgcctgcgtgtgcgtttctatatacatttacaccaacacgcacacacacacacacatatgcacacacacacgcacacacacacacacacacacacacacacacacacacacacacacacacacacacacacacacaaacacacacacacacacacacatatatatatatatatatatatatatatatatatatatatatatatatatacatatatatatttttttttcttacatatacacacacacacacacacacacacacacacacacacacacacacacacacacacacacacacacacaaacatatatacatgtatgtatatatgtatacatacatatatatatatatatatatatatatatatatatatatatatatatataaacacacatatatataaatgtacatacataatgatatatgaaccgtattcatgttgacaaatgtggaaaggtatgaatgagcgaATATCTTAGCAATGCAAGAGATGAATTTCGAATGTATCTTCTGTATacttctgacaaagatatattcgaaaccggtgacataaatctattgtattgtgaagatattcgttctcattcatacctttccacataataatgtatatatatgtatatatatatatatatatatatatatatatatatatatatatatatatatatatatatatatatatatatattcaacatacatccacacataccccACAGAAAATACGTAAGCATAGTTTTCCTGTTTATGTTCTATGTTGGTAATTGATTTGTTTTACATCTTTTgcgttactattgttatattttgtttttatttgtgtgtgtaattatatattcaatattagtgtagATAGTTTTTTATATTGTAATTCTCTTAAATGCATATTCTGATGAtagacacagttattgatgtccgaaagctcaataaataaatgtatatgtgcgttATAGTTTCCTGCCGTCCTGGTCctcctgtacacatacacacacacacacacacacacacacacacacacacacacacacacacacacacacacacacacacacacacacacacacacatatatatatatatatatatatatatatatatatatatatgcgtttatatatatatatatatatatatatatatatatatatatatatatatatacatatatatatatatatatatatatatatatatatatatatatatatatatatgcgtttatatatatatatatatatatatatatatatatatatatatatatatatatatatacatatatatatatatatatatatatatatatatatatatatatatatatatatatatatatatatatatatatatatgtatatatatatatatatatatatatatatatacatatatatatatatatatatatatatatatatataaaatttatatcatatatatatatatatatatatatatatatatatatatatatataaaatttatatcatatatatgtatgtatgtatgtatatatcatgtctgTGGGGGTTATCAAATTTCGTCTTTGTTCTTGTTCGTTTTACATCGAATTATACAGGATTTTAAGAGGTCTGCTAAGCTTAAACAAAGCTCAGCATACAGATAAGCTTCTTCGTGAAATCCAAAAAAAATCACCTTGGAGTTCGCTCTCGAGCCTCCGAGCTTGACGTCAACACGAGCTCCAATCAATAGATAATGAGCCGCATAACTGATTCCTGCACTTGTTTCTTACCCTGCAAACAAGGACGACTTGATGAATGAGGTCTTGCTCAAAGGAACTTGCATAAATGATGCCAAGAATGCCGGCTGAGAATATGCTGTGCTTGCAATGTATCTATTTAACAGCTCGTCAGACTAAACTTTGAAGGGAAGGTACAGTACacataagatatttttttttttttttttttttttttttttacgtgatatGAATTCAACCTCAGCATCGATCTTGTGTCATTCGGATTCCATTTCCGTGCAAGGGAAGACCACTGTACCACAAAGGTATTTAGAgaattaaaaaatagatagataaataaataaaacagaaaaggaaaaaagaaagaaagaaaatttatttatgaatatcattgcacaaaaaaataataaagtatggTTTTCTCTAACTTGTCCTGGCTTCCAAactctttttccattctctttcaatTCATATAATTCATCTTTGGACTAAATAAAGAACGAACCAGTGACGACAGGAAAGTAACGATTAAAAAACAGCTTCCCCGGGACACTGCAATTGCCACAAACTACTGTGCAGAGTGCAATCAATAACCCCATTGGACGTACTACAAAGTTTCTAAAGCAATTTAAGGcccttagtatatatatagttaatagcAAACCCATAGataattatcaacaccattaataGTAGTCTTTGCAgttgtataatcattataattataacgaaaataacagacagcatcaaaaataataattattattaccaatagtaatagaaataattaaaataataaagataacgacgattatgatgataatgataatgcactgcaatgatgataacaataataactgataataatgaggatgaaatcaGTCATGATCACACTCATCATcttaatttcattaccattattattattattattattattttcattatttttattcttattatgattattgtcattatcattatctttattattattatgctaataattataagaacaataatcattattattactattactattaatcattattactattattgcaatgatcattatcattattattgttcactgTTGTCATCCACATATTATTTCAagctacaactatcattatcattattattactatcattattgttatcataatcattactattacgctttaattttcattatcattgctacctttattgttatcataatgattattatcattactattaccattattattgttgttgatgttattatcattgctgttattattgtcattgttgttgttattgttgttgttattattattgctatcatcatcatcatcatcattatcagtatcattattatgattaatattattactatcattactattatcataatcattattaccattggttttatctttattatttttgttattaattctatcatattcatcattattttttttcttattcttacactattttattgttatttctattatcatttctgtagttgttattcttattgttgttgttatacttgtcattatcattgctattatcaatataattttattatcattattatcatccttttatcattattattatgatctttatcatcatcatcattattattatccttttactgttatcatcattatcatcactattatcttattagcatcatcattatcatcattatcattactgatataatcatcatcattgtaattccACAATGTCAACATCAAttttagaatgatgataaaaactgatactgatgattattactatcatcatcatcatcaagattattcgtattattatcattatcatcatcattgccatcattattgttattgttattatcattaccatcctcatcatcatcattattattactattattattattactaccattgtcattatcattattgatatcattattatcattgtttctgttactatcattatcaacattacagttatcattatcatcattgttattactgttatttatatatgtatatatatatatatatatatatatatatatatatatatatacacacatatatatatatatatatatatatatatatatatatatatatatattataactgttatcattatcttcatcatcattataaatatttttgttattgatgtttttatcatgagcattgtcattattatcatctttattactgttatgattgtcattatacttCGCATCaccactatttttatcattatcacgttgtcattatcactgttataaatatcattatcataattaattttacaatcattttcatcattacttgtTTTACTAATGTTGCTTCTTTCAGTATCATTAGTATAGTCTTTAATGATAATActtacgttatcatcattatcattatcaatatttttatcatttttaacaatatcattattaattatttttcttgaaaaaaaacggaacaatgccttaaaaaaataaacaatgacatATAAAGTATTCATATTCGAAGATCTCAGAAGAAAGCCAAGTCC
Coding sequences:
- the LOC138862099 gene encoding glutamate receptor ionotropic, delta-2-like, whose product is MTLRVLLKGLVLAALVAKGAAAGPVARVLSERVLFQRGEPTLARMMDELAARYTPRCLWVVVGDARHWGDNWTHSHSYRHSHSHVILNLSGVQSQKAADYINENADELTRYSCVTYMMTALPAQEVLLTLADPMNKQMTRHFIVSASDSASAHRFLLDERLRNEEHLAAVVRGTAPRGGTAWNIFTRQLLHPSGAPEVQKANKWEEKKGLRFASALFPEQMANFYGARLQGVTLDFRPLVDYEEKPNTTTVIPKPSLDVFILNEIAKKLNFTYELKKPDDGLWGVQGKDGHWNGVVGAVEFRRANFSLVLSVTQERRLSVDFTRVYYSDPLSFVTAKSRPQPPWLKVITPFSDWVWLLTTTTVGFAVILYYLLFRVQGFLGSFRITPSRAFMHIFGSFLSQSLFTMPWLLAGQVFMGFWFIFAFLISSYYKTSLTAALAVPSVAPTIDTLTQLLNSDLRYGMIAQKGSEYQLFSTSNVSLYQQLFQRMTFYSSDESMALVAEGKYAYIYFKSNLETLVNTEYTSLTGETQLHIATEEFFPGGYGWAFPKGAPYRRTFDRVMWRCVQAGLISQWVKDLHAIYSKEAQAEKSQEERRRERAAALRERDDGLVVLNLNHLQGAFLALFLGYGLGIAVLLLESCLHRLTSHDLDSLVTSKTKIEYHNKAAVRSGKAGSVLTQKKL